A region from the Haloarcula limicola genome encodes:
- a CDS encoding universal stress protein, translating into MYDRILVPTDGSAGMGGVVRHAVELAAFHDAEIHGLYVVETGRYSTLPVKTGWENLTEMLREEGETALDDLREQTGDVPVETVTRDGVPSTAIVEYALDADCDAIVMGTHGRGGIDRLLLGSVAERVVRASPVPVTTVPVSDHEMAAPTDETQARAPK; encoded by the coding sequence ATGTACGACCGGATTCTAGTCCCAACGGACGGGTCGGCGGGAATGGGCGGCGTCGTGCGCCACGCCGTCGAGCTGGCGGCGTTCCACGACGCCGAGATTCACGGCCTCTACGTCGTCGAGACCGGCCGATACAGCACGCTCCCGGTGAAGACCGGCTGGGAGAACCTGACCGAGATGCTGCGCGAGGAGGGAGAGACGGCCCTCGACGACCTCAGAGAGCAGACCGGCGACGTGCCCGTCGAGACGGTCACGAGAGACGGCGTTCCGAGCACCGCGATCGTCGAGTACGCCCTCGACGCCGACTGCGACGCCATCGTGATGGGGACCCACGGCCGCGGGGGCATCGACCGCCTCTTGCTCGGAAGCGTCGCCGAGCGGGTCGTCCGCGCGTCGCCGGTCCCGGTGACGACGGTGCCGGTGAGCGACCACGAGATGGCGGCCCCGACCGACGAGACGCAGGCCCGAGCGCCGAAGTGA
- a CDS encoding SHOCT domain-containing protein — protein MSATDRALGTLGRLLLGGVALFVGLTIAAALLALLQNLVAALLGLLVTGLIAAGVGYALYWAASTVLGSRDDENGAAEFSTAATTADSQDEVDRAAERYTNGELTESEFERELEEVMADEGDGDDLESELN, from the coding sequence ATGTCCGCCACCGACCGCGCACTCGGCACGCTGGGGCGCTTACTGCTCGGCGGGGTCGCCCTCTTCGTCGGTCTCACCATCGCTGCCGCCCTGTTGGCCCTGTTGCAGAATCTCGTCGCGGCGCTTCTGGGCCTGCTCGTCACCGGCCTGATCGCCGCCGGCGTCGGCTACGCGCTGTACTGGGCTGCCTCGACGGTTCTCGGTAGCCGCGATGACGAGAACGGGGCCGCCGAGTTCTCGACTGCGGCCACGACCGCCGACTCGCAGGACGAGGTCGACCGCGCCGCGGAGCGGTACACGAACGGCGAGCTCACCGAGTCGGAGTTCGAGCGCGAACTGGAAGAAGTGATGGCCGACGAGGGCGACGGCGACGACCTGGAATCGGAACTGAACTGA
- a CDS encoding biotin--[acetyl-CoA-carboxylase] ligase yields the protein MNETRHRVLDALSAGPVSGPELAEELGISRSAVWKHVEALREAGFDVASDDAGYSLAGVPEFGGEAVEYGLDAPFEVEYHDSVPSTNARARDLAASGAEDVVVLADEQTGGRGRLDREWSSPSGGVWLSLLFRPDVPMAQAPAFTLAAAVAATRAAREVGVDAGIKWPNDVLVESDGDERKLVGILTEMEGEADRTSWIIVGIGVNANVGPEDLPAEANPTSLSAELGAPVDRRVFTQRLLELFEELRQDPEAAVAEWREYATTLGKRVRVETPNGVVEGEAVDVEFPGGLVVDTGDERVTVSAGDCDHLRPL from the coding sequence ATGAACGAAACGCGACACCGGGTGCTCGACGCGCTCTCGGCCGGGCCGGTCTCCGGGCCGGAACTCGCCGAGGAACTCGGCATCTCCCGGTCGGCGGTCTGGAAGCACGTCGAGGCGCTCCGCGAGGCGGGATTCGACGTCGCCAGCGACGACGCGGGCTACTCGCTGGCCGGGGTGCCGGAGTTCGGCGGCGAGGCCGTCGAGTACGGGCTCGACGCGCCCTTCGAAGTCGAGTATCACGACAGCGTTCCGAGCACGAACGCACGGGCGCGTGACCTCGCGGCGTCGGGGGCCGAGGACGTCGTCGTCCTCGCAGACGAGCAGACCGGCGGTCGGGGGCGACTCGACCGGGAGTGGTCCTCGCCGAGCGGCGGCGTCTGGCTCTCGCTGCTCTTTCGACCGGACGTGCCGATGGCACAGGCCCCGGCATTCACGCTGGCGGCCGCCGTCGCAGCGACGCGGGCGGCCCGCGAGGTCGGCGTCGACGCGGGCATCAAGTGGCCCAACGACGTCCTCGTCGAGAGCGACGGGGACGAACGGAAACTCGTGGGGATCCTCACCGAGATGGAGGGGGAGGCGGACCGCACCTCGTGGATAATCGTCGGCATCGGCGTCAACGCGAACGTCGGTCCCGAGGACCTGCCCGCCGAGGCGAACCCGACGAGCCTCTCGGCGGAACTCGGCGCACCAGTAGACAGGCGCGTGTTCACGCAGCGACTGCTCGAACTATTCGAGGAGTTACGACAGGATCCGGAGGCCGCCGTCGCCGAGTGGCGGGAGTACGCGACGACGCTCGGCAAGCGGGTCCGCGTCGAGACGCCGAACGGCGTCGTGGAGGGCGAGGCCGTCGACGTCGAGTTCCCGGGGGGGCTCGTCGTCGATACCGGCGACGAGCGCGTGACCGTCTCGGCGGGGGACTGCGACCACCTGCGGCCGCTGTGA
- a CDS encoding acyl-CoA carboxylase subunit beta encodes MSHDDRVEDLRERKAEAERGGGEERIEAQHERGKLTARERIDYFLDDDTFVEIDTLREHRSTNFDMDEKRAPGDGVVVGYGEVDGRRVYVFAHDFTVFGGSLGEAFAQKVCKVMDKAIENGAPIIGLNDSAGARIQEGIDSLAGYADIFHRNQQASGVVPQISAIMGPCAGGAVYSPAITDFVYMVEETSHMFITGPDVIETVTGEEVGFDELGGANTHASESGVAHFTAADEKDAMDDIRYLLSFLPQNNVADPPSVDPWDDPERRDESLVETVPDQPQKPYDMVSVIDGVLDRDSFFEVAEKFARNIVTGFARLDGHSVGVVGNQPRVNAGTLDIDASRKAARFVRFCDAFNIPIVTFVDVPGFMPGKDQERNAIINHGAKLLYAYSEATVPLLTVITRKAYGGAYDVMASKHIGADVNYAWPTAEIAVMGPQGAVNVLYDDELEAAEDVEARRQQLIDEYRDAFANPYTAAERGFVDDVLEPKDTRKRLIDDLDLLRGKRKDQPDRKHGNIPL; translated from the coding sequence GTGAGTCACGATGACCGCGTCGAGGACCTCCGCGAGCGGAAAGCGGAGGCCGAACGGGGCGGCGGCGAAGAGCGCATCGAGGCCCAACACGAGCGGGGCAAGCTCACCGCCCGCGAGCGGATCGACTACTTCCTCGACGACGACACCTTCGTCGAGATCGACACGTTGCGAGAGCACCGCTCGACGAACTTCGACATGGACGAGAAGCGCGCCCCCGGCGACGGCGTCGTCGTCGGCTACGGCGAGGTCGACGGCCGGCGCGTGTACGTCTTCGCTCACGACTTCACCGTCTTCGGGGGGTCGCTGGGCGAGGCGTTCGCCCAGAAGGTCTGTAAGGTGATGGACAAGGCCATCGAGAACGGCGCGCCGATAATCGGACTGAACGACTCGGCTGGCGCGCGGATTCAGGAGGGCATCGACTCGCTGGCCGGCTACGCCGACATCTTCCACCGCAACCAGCAGGCCAGCGGCGTCGTCCCGCAGATCTCGGCCATCATGGGACCCTGTGCCGGCGGCGCGGTCTACTCACCCGCGATCACGGACTTCGTCTACATGGTCGAGGAGACGAGCCACATGTTCATCACCGGCCCGGACGTCATCGAGACGGTCACGGGCGAGGAGGTCGGCTTCGACGAACTGGGCGGGGCGAATACCCACGCTAGCGAGTCCGGCGTTGCCCACTTCACCGCCGCCGACGAGAAGGACGCGATGGACGACATCCGGTATCTCCTCTCGTTCCTCCCGCAGAACAACGTCGCGGACCCGCCCAGCGTCGACCCGTGGGACGACCCCGAGCGCCGGGACGAGTCGCTGGTCGAGACGGTGCCCGACCAGCCCCAGAAGCCCTACGACATGGTCTCGGTGATCGACGGCGTCCTCGACCGGGACTCCTTCTTCGAAGTGGCCGAGAAGTTCGCCCGCAACATCGTCACCGGATTCGCTCGCCTCGACGGCCACTCGGTCGGCGTCGTCGGCAACCAGCCGCGGGTCAACGCCGGGACGCTCGACATCGACGCCTCGCGGAAGGCGGCCCGCTTCGTCCGCTTCTGTGACGCGTTCAACATCCCCATCGTCACGTTCGTCGACGTGCCCGGCTTCATGCCCGGGAAGGACCAGGAGCGAAACGCCATCATCAACCACGGCGCGAAACTGCTGTACGCCTACAGCGAGGCGACGGTGCCGCTCCTGACCGTCATCACCCGCAAGGCCTACGGCGGCGCGTACGACGTGATGGCCTCGAAGCACATCGGCGCGGACGTGAACTACGCGTGGCCCACCGCCGAGATCGCCGTGATGGGCCCACAGGGCGCGGTGAACGTCCTCTACGACGACGAACTCGAAGCCGCCGAGGACGTGGAAGCCCGACGCCAGCAGCTCATCGACGAGTACCGCGACGCCTTCGCCAACCCCTACACCGCCGCCGAACGCGGCTTCGTCGACGACGTCCTCGAACCGAAGGACACGCGCAAGCGCCTCATCGACGACTTAGACCTGCTCCGGGGCAAGCGTAAAGACCAGCCCGACCGCAAACACGGAAACATCCCGCTGTAA
- a CDS encoding acc operon protein — MAADTDETTDAELVAEIARQVPDASADEAAAIAVAIGAHLTDRQRAAAAAAAAAGSGETWNGKEWSFSGRIDATQKRHVRVRQEAPTDPWSAAGRTDRM; from the coding sequence ATGGCCGCAGACACCGACGAGACGACGGACGCCGAACTGGTCGCAGAGATAGCGAGGCAGGTTCCCGATGCGTCGGCCGACGAGGCGGCGGCCATCGCCGTCGCCATCGGCGCGCATCTCACCGACCGACAGCGGGCCGCCGCCGCAGCCGCTGCTGCCGCCGGCTCGGGTGAGACCTGGAACGGCAAGGAGTGGTCCTTCTCGGGCCGCATCGACGCCACGCAGAAGCGACACGTCCGCGTGCGACAGGAGGCCCCGACGGACCCCTGGAGCGCGGCGGGACGCACCGACCGGATGTAG
- a CDS encoding acetyl-CoA carboxylase biotin carboxylase subunit, whose translation MFDKVLVANRGEIAVRVMRACEELGIGTVAVYSEADKHSGHVRYADEAYNVGPARAADSYLDQDAIVDAAQQADADAIHPGYGFLAENADFARKVEEAEGVKWIGPAGDAMEKLGEKTKARRIMQSADVPIVPGTTDPVDDPEEVVEFGEEHGFPVAIKAEGGGGGRGMKIVHDPDEAEEQLESAKREGEAYFSNDSVYLERYLENPRHIEIQIIADHDGNVRHLGERDCSLQRRHQKVIEEGPSAALSDELREEIGESARRGVREADYYNAGTVEFLVEEDPDRDADEVLGPDANFYFLEVNTRIQVEHCVTEEITGIDIVKWQIRVAQDETLSFEQDDVEIDGHAMEFRINAENAAKDFAPANSGSLETYDPPGGIGVRMDDALRQGDDLVTDYDSMIAKLIVHGSDREEVIARGKRALAEFDVEGFPTVIPFHRLMLTDEAFVDSTHTTKYLDETLDKSRIEEAQEKWGTETDSADEDEEELVEREFTVEVNGKRFEVDLEERGAPPINVGDVDASDGNQPQRPQAGGSGGGDGGGSSAEGQELTAEMQGTILEVNVDEGDEVESGDVLCVLEAMKMENDIVAERGGTINEIAISEGDSVDMGDLLFVID comes from the coding sequence ATGTTCGACAAGGTGCTCGTCGCCAACCGCGGTGAGATCGCGGTGCGTGTCATGCGCGCGTGTGAAGAACTGGGCATCGGGACCGTGGCGGTCTACTCCGAGGCCGACAAACACTCCGGTCACGTCCGCTACGCCGACGAGGCGTACAACGTCGGGCCGGCCCGCGCGGCCGATTCCTACCTCGATCAGGACGCCATCGTCGACGCCGCTCAGCAGGCGGACGCCGACGCCATCCACCCCGGCTACGGCTTCCTCGCGGAGAACGCCGACTTCGCCCGCAAGGTCGAGGAGGCCGAGGGCGTGAAGTGGATCGGCCCGGCCGGCGACGCGATGGAGAAACTGGGCGAGAAGACGAAGGCCCGCCGCATCATGCAGTCGGCTGACGTGCCCATCGTCCCCGGGACGACCGACCCCGTCGACGACCCCGAGGAGGTCGTCGAGTTCGGCGAGGAACACGGCTTCCCGGTCGCCATCAAAGCGGAAGGCGGCGGCGGCGGCCGCGGGATGAAGATCGTCCACGACCCCGACGAGGCCGAAGAGCAACTCGAATCCGCAAAGCGGGAGGGCGAGGCGTACTTCTCGAACGACTCCGTCTATCTCGAACGCTATCTGGAGAACCCCAGACACATCGAGATTCAGATCATCGCCGACCACGACGGCAACGTCCGTCACCTCGGCGAGCGCGACTGTTCGCTCCAGCGACGACACCAGAAAGTCATCGAGGAAGGTCCGTCGGCGGCGCTCTCGGACGAACTCCGCGAGGAGATCGGCGAGTCCGCCCGCCGCGGTGTGCGAGAGGCCGACTACTACAACGCCGGTACCGTCGAGTTCCTCGTCGAGGAGGACCCCGACCGCGACGCCGACGAGGTGCTCGGCCCCGACGCGAACTTCTACTTCCTGGAGGTGAACACGCGGATCCAGGTCGAGCACTGCGTCACCGAGGAGATCACGGGCATCGACATCGTCAAGTGGCAGATTCGGGTCGCACAGGACGAGACCCTCTCCTTCGAACAGGACGACGTCGAGATCGACGGCCACGCGATGGAGTTCCGCATCAACGCCGAGAACGCCGCGAAGGACTTCGCGCCGGCAAACAGCGGTTCGCTTGAGACCTACGACCCGCCGGGCGGCATCGGCGTCCGCATGGACGACGCGCTCAGGCAGGGCGACGACCTCGTCACCGACTACGACTCGATGATCGCGAAGCTCATCGTCCACGGCTCCGACCGCGAGGAGGTCATCGCCCGCGGGAAGCGCGCCCTCGCGGAGTTCGACGTCGAGGGGTTCCCGACGGTCATCCCCTTCCACCGCCTGATGCTCACCGACGAGGCGTTCGTCGACTCCACGCACACGACGAAGTACCTCGACGAGACGCTCGATAAGTCACGCATCGAGGAGGCCCAGGAGAAGTGGGGCACCGAGACCGACTCGGCAGACGAGGACGAGGAGGAACTCGTCGAACGCGAGTTCACCGTCGAGGTCAACGGCAAGCGCTTCGAAGTGGATCTGGAGGAGCGCGGCGCGCCGCCCATCAACGTCGGTGACGTGGACGCGAGCGACGGCAACCAACCGCAGCGACCGCAGGCCGGCGGGTCCGGCGGCGGCGACGGCGGCGGGTCCAGCGCCGAGGGGCAGGAACTCACCGCCGAGATGCAGGGGACGATCCTCGAAGTGAACGTCGACGAGGGCGACGAGGTCGAATCGGGGGACGTCCTCTGCGTGCTGGAGGCGATGAAGATGGAGAACGACATCGTCGCCGAACGCGGCGGCACTATCAACGAGATCGCCATCAGCGAGGGCGACTCCGTCGACATGGGCGACCTGCTGTTCGTCATCGACTAA